A single Paenibacillus kribbensis DNA region contains:
- a CDS encoding cysteine hydrolase family protein, translated as MGQNVLLLIDVQQAMFMYDEKLYREQEVIANLQQLLTKARAAGTPVIFVQHTDETDEDFRENSAGWPIADAVRPLPHERIVRKSSWDSFYQTELQHVLQELGADQLVIAGMQTEFCLDTTCRSAYSLGYQNNVLVSDAHSTFDSKVLSGEQIIAHHNGVLGNRFVRLLATADVQFS; from the coding sequence ATGGGACAAAACGTTTTACTCTTGATTGATGTACAGCAGGCTATGTTCATGTATGATGAGAAGCTATATCGGGAGCAGGAAGTGATAGCGAATTTGCAGCAGCTTTTGACCAAAGCCAGAGCTGCAGGCACACCGGTGATTTTTGTGCAGCATACGGATGAAACGGATGAGGATTTCCGGGAAAACAGTGCTGGCTGGCCCATCGCCGACGCTGTGCGTCCTCTTCCTCATGAACGAATTGTTCGCAAATCGTCCTGGGACAGCTTTTACCAAACCGAATTGCAGCATGTGCTCCAGGAATTGGGCGCCGATCAACTCGTAATCGCGGGGATGCAAACCGAGTTTTGCCTCGACACGACTTGCCGAAGTGCCTATAGTCTGGGATATCAGAACAATGTGCTCGTATCGGATGCGCATAGTACATTTGATAGCAAGGTGCTAAGCGGTGAACAAATTATAGCTCATCACAATGGGGTGCTTGGCAATCGTTTTGTGCGTTTGCTTGCGACGGCAGATGTACAGTTTTCATGA
- a CDS encoding S-layer homology domain-containing protein produces MAGMTPVHAGSTNLALNKTATASSLWAGTLPSNAVDGNPRSEWGPSTASGSPWLKVDLGSVTQFNSYMVQTLSDRYNSAITLETSNDDSNWTVVDTVAGNTNVIINKTLPRVVSARYVKVTINSWSFFPDITEFQLYNTTLDAPADVAATASDEQVTLNWSSVLDATSYKVYQGTSPGIYDAAPVATATGTTATVTGLTNGTTYYFAVKSSNEHGDSSASNEVSAKPHINPPAAPGGLTATSGNGQVTLGWNGVSGAVTYDVYKGTASGSYGSIPVATVSGATYSYTETDLTNGTTYFFVVKASNAGGYSDNSNEVSATPQVPVPGVPVLLPATAGDSRVSLTWNPMIDSTGYKIFKSTTSGAYGSEETTVSGSVYSYDVTGLANGTTYYFVIKATNLGGESATSNEVSETPKTVPSSPTDVTATAGDRQATVSFNIPVENGGSPITRYEVTASPGNITAIGTASPITVTGLSNGTTYTFTVKAENGAGSSAASAVSKEVTPTAPSRKRDKSETDTSSVSSTSTISSTQTTSPAPAPNPEPAQPTVDVFKSNIVNVASSVKDIESKVAEAKQANVKIELADIKGHWAEKAIDTFVKLQIIKGYGDGQFKPNGDITRAEFAMLISRAFDISGGADHSAAMSDISSHWAKEAIEKLASAGVLGGYGDGTFKPNQTISREEMAIILSRIVNLDGVDKEDSKGNFTDISIASPYATNAIKDVAEAGIINGKSNGAFDPQGNATRAEALTIVLNALNLHPQVKNLVDSLN; encoded by the coding sequence ATGGCAGGAATGACCCCTGTGCATGCAGGCTCTACTAACTTGGCGTTGAATAAAACTGCAACAGCCAGTAGTCTATGGGCTGGTACTCTTCCAAGTAATGCAGTCGACGGTAATCCACGTAGTGAGTGGGGACCTTCAACCGCAAGCGGTTCTCCTTGGCTTAAGGTTGACTTAGGCTCGGTAACACAATTTAATAGTTATATGGTACAGACATTGTCAGATCGGTATAACAGTGCGATCACATTAGAAACAAGCAATGATGATTCGAATTGGACTGTAGTAGATACAGTAGCTGGAAATACGAATGTAATTATCAATAAAACATTGCCTCGAGTTGTCAGTGCAAGATATGTGAAGGTTACGATTAATTCGTGGTCTTTTTTTCCTGACATTACAGAATTCCAACTATACAATACCACGCTGGATGCGCCAGCCGACGTTGCAGCTACAGCAAGTGATGAGCAAGTAACGTTAAACTGGAGCAGCGTATTGGATGCAACGAGTTATAAAGTGTACCAAGGTACATCGCCAGGTATATACGATGCAGCTCCAGTAGCGACAGCCACCGGCACAACTGCAACAGTAACAGGACTGACCAACGGTACAACTTATTACTTTGCGGTTAAGTCTAGCAATGAACACGGGGATAGCTCTGCCTCGAATGAAGTGAGCGCAAAGCCACATATTAACCCGCCTGCGGCACCAGGAGGACTCACAGCGACATCTGGTAACGGACAAGTGACTTTAGGCTGGAACGGTGTTTCAGGAGCAGTCACCTACGATGTTTACAAGGGAACAGCATCGGGTTCCTATGGGTCAATCCCGGTAGCGACGGTGAGCGGGGCGACTTATAGCTATACGGAAACAGATTTGACGAACGGTACGACGTATTTTTTCGTAGTCAAGGCAAGCAACGCAGGAGGCTACAGCGACAACTCTAATGAAGTGAGTGCAACGCCGCAAGTTCCAGTGCCTGGAGTGCCGGTATTGCTGCCCGCTACAGCCGGAGATTCGCGAGTAAGTCTTACATGGAATCCGATGATCGATTCCACGGGGTATAAAATATTCAAAAGTACGACTTCCGGGGCTTATGGGTCAGAAGAAACCACGGTAAGTGGTTCAGTATACAGCTATGATGTAACAGGCTTGGCAAATGGCACCACATACTATTTTGTCATCAAAGCAACGAACCTGGGAGGAGAAAGCGCTACTTCCAATGAAGTGAGCGAAACACCCAAAACCGTTCCGTCATCACCAACGGATGTAACTGCAACAGCAGGTGATAGACAAGCGACTGTCAGCTTCAATATCCCTGTCGAAAACGGAGGAAGCCCAATAACACGCTACGAGGTCACGGCCTCACCAGGGAATATCACCGCAATAGGGACGGCAAGCCCGATCACGGTAACGGGGCTGTCCAATGGCACCACGTATACGTTTACGGTGAAAGCTGAAAATGGTGCAGGTAGCAGTGCAGCTTCCGCTGTCTCCAAGGAAGTCACTCCAACAGCGCCATCCAGAAAGAGAGATAAATCAGAAACGGATACATCATCTGTATCTTCTACATCGACTATATCGTCAACACAGACCACGTCGCCTGCTCCGGCACCGAATCCTGAACCTGCGCAGCCTACTGTTGATGTATTTAAGAGCAACATTGTTAATGTAGCAAGCTCCGTTAAGGATATTGAGTCCAAGGTAGCGGAAGCTAAGCAAGCTAATGTCAAGATTGAATTGGCTGACATTAAAGGGCACTGGGCTGAAAAGGCGATCGATACGTTTGTAAAACTGCAGATTATCAAAGGTTATGGGGATGGACAGTTCAAACCTAATGGCGATATCACACGTGCAGAGTTCGCAATGCTTATTTCTCGCGCATTCGATATTAGCGGCGGTGCCGATCATTCCGCTGCTATGAGTGATATTAGCAGTCACTGGGCTAAGGAAGCTATTGAGAAGCTCGCTAGCGCAGGGGTACTTGGTGGTTATGGCGATGGAACATTCAAACCGAACCAAACGATCAGCCGCGAAGAAATGGCTATCATCCTATCCCGTATTGTGAACTTGGATGGTGTGGATAAAGAGGATTCCAAAGGTAACTTTACAGATATATCCATTGCAAGCCCCTATGCAACGAACGCAATTAAGGATGTTGCAGAAGCGGGTATTATCAATGGCAAGAGCAATGGCGCATTTGATCCACAGGGCAATGCCACACGTGCGGAGGCTCTAACGATTGTTCTAAATGCATTGAACCTCCATCCACAAGTTAAGAATCTCGTGGATTCCTTGAACTAA